DNA from Roseomonas gilardii subsp. gilardii:
CCTGGGGCTGCGGGTGGCGCAGCCGGAGCATGCGGCGGTGATCCCGGCGACGATGCCTTTGATCGCGGTGGCGGTGGCGGCGTGGCGGGCGCGGCGGTGGCCGGCGGGGCGGGTGCTGCTGGCGGTGGCGCTGGGGCTGGCGGGGGTGGTGCTGGTGGTGACGCGTGGGGCGCCGCTGGCGCTGGTGCATGGCGGGGCCGGGCGCGGGGAGGCGCTGATCTTCGTGGGGGCGTCGTTGTGGGTGTTCTACACGCTGGGGGCGGCGGCTTTCCCGGGGTGGTCGGGGCTGCGGTACACGGCGCTGAGCTGTTCGCTGGGGGTGGTGAGCATCCTGGCGCTGGACGTGGCGGCGTTTGCCGGCGGCTGGGCG
Protein-coding regions in this window:
- a CDS encoding DMT family transporter, which codes for MAQVPVWLRGGAMLAGTAVAWGGMFAVTKPLMGVVDPFTLTLLRYGVTAPVFLALLVLVEGVGALRLEGRGWRLWWLGTLGFAGFGVLAFLGLRVAQPEHAAVIPATMPLIAVAVAAWRARRWPAGRVLLAVALGLAGVVLVVTRGAPLALVHGGAGRGEALIFVGASLWVFYTLGAAAFPGWSGLRYTALSCSLGVVSILALDVAAFAGGWARWPGVR